Proteins from a single region of Meriones unguiculatus strain TT.TT164.6M chromosome 21, Bangor_MerUng_6.1, whole genome shotgun sequence:
- the Smarcd3 gene encoding SWI/SNF-related matrix-associated actin-dependent regulator of chromatin subfamily D member 3 isoform X1 — translation MAADEVAGGARKATKSKLFEFLVHGVRPGMPSGARMPHQGAPMGPPGSPYMGSPAVRPGLAPAGMEPARKRAAPPPGQSQAQGQGQPVPTAPARSRSAKRRKMADKILPQRIRELVPESQAYMDLLAFERKLDQTIMRKRVDIQEALKRPMKQKRKLRLYISNTFNPAKPDAEDSDGSIASWELRVEGKLLDDVRPAPVPVTFPQPSKQKRKFSSFFKSLVIELDKDLYGPDNHLVEWHRTPTTQETDGFQVKRPGDLSVRCTLLLMLDYQPPQFKLDPRLARLLGLHTQSRSAIVQALWQYVKTNRLQDSHDKEYINGDKYFQQIFDCPRLKFSEIPQRLTALLLPPDPIVINHVISVDPSDQKKTACYDIDVEVEEPLKGQMSSFLLSTANQQEISALDSKIHETIESINQLKIQRDFMLSFSRDPKGYVQDLLRSQSRDLKVMTDVAGNPEEERRAEFYHQPWSQEAVSRYFYCKIQQRRQELEQSLVVRNT, via the exons ATGGCCGCGGACGAAGTTGCCGGAGGGGCGCGCAAAGCCACGAAAAGCAAACTTTTTGAGTTTCTGGTCCATGGGGTG cgCCCCGGGATGCCGTCTGGAGCCCGAATGCCCCACCAGGGGGCGCCCATGGGCCCCCCGGGCTCCCCGTACATGGGCAGCCCCGCCGTGCGACCCGGCCTGGCCCCCGCGGGCATGGAGCCCGCCCGCAAGCGAGCAGCGCCCCCGCCCGGGCAGAGCCAGGCACAGGGCCAGGGCCAACCTGTGCCCACCGCTCCCGCGCGGAGCCGCAG tGCCAAGAGGAGGAAGATGGCTGACAAAATCCTCCCTCAAAGG ATTCGGGAGCTGGTCCCTGAGTCCCAGGCTTATATGGACCTCCTAGCATTTGAGAGGAAACTGGATCAAACCATCATGCGGAAGCGAGTGGACATCCAGGAGGCCCTGAAGAGGCCCATGAAG CAAAAGCGAAAGCTGCGCCTTTACATCTCCAATACCTTTAACCCGGCGAAGCCCGATGCCGAAGATTCTGATGGCAGCATTGCCTCCTGGGAGCTGCGAGTAGAGGGGAAGCTCTTGGATGACGTACGTCCTGCCCCAG TCCCTGTCACTTTCCCACAGCCCAGTAAGCAGAAGAGGaagttttcttccttcttcaagaGTTTGGTCATTGAGCTGGACAAAGACCTTTATGGCCCCGACAACCACCTCGTTGAG TGGCACCGGACACCTACAACCCAGGAGACGGATGGGTTCCAAGTGAAGAGGCCAGGGGACCTGAGTGTGCGTTGTACCCTGCTCCTTATGCTGGACTATCAG CCTCCCCAGTTCAAACTGGACCCCCGCTTAGCCCGGCTGCTGGGGCTGCATACCCAGAGCCGCTCAGCCATCGTCCAGGCGCTGTGGCAGTATGTGAAGACCAACAGGCTTCAAGACTCCCATGACAAGGAGTACATCAATGGAGACAAGTATTTCCAGCAG ATCTTTGACTGTCCCCGCCTGAAGTTCTCCGAGATTCCCCAGCGCCTCACAGCCCTGCTGCTGCCCCCTGACCCAATTGTCATCAATCACGTCATCAG CGTGGACCCATCAGACCAGAAGAAGACAGCATGCTATGACATTGATGTGGAGGTAGAGGAGCCACTGAAGGGCCAGATGAGCAGCTTCCTCCTGTCCACGGCCAACCAGCAGGAGATCAGTGCTCTGGACAGTAAG ATCCATGAGACGATTGAGTCCATAAATCAGCTCAAGATCCAAAGGGACTTCATGCTAAGTTTCTCCAGAGACCCCAAAGGCTACGTCCAAGACCTGCTCCGCTCCCAGAGCCGTGATCTCAAG GTGATGACAGATGTGGCTGGTAACCCTGAAGAGGAACGCCGCGCCGAGTTCTACCACCAGCCCTGGTCCCAGGAAGCTGTCAGCCGCTACTTCTACTGTAAG ATCCAGCAGCGCAGGCAGGAGCTGGAGCAATCGCTGGTCGTGAGAAATACCTAG
- the Smarcd3 gene encoding SWI/SNF-related matrix-associated actin-dependent regulator of chromatin subfamily D member 3 isoform X2, whose translation MAADEVAGGARKATKSKLFEFLVHGVRPGMPSGARMPHQGAPMGPPGSPYMGSPAVRPGLAPAGMEPARKRAAPPPGQSQAQGQGQPVPTAPARSRSAKRRKMADKILPQRIRELVPESQAYMDLLAFERKLDQTIMRKRVDIQEALKRPMKQKRKLRLYISNTFNPAKPDAEDSDGSIASWELRVEGKLLDDPSKQKRKFSSFFKSLVIELDKDLYGPDNHLVEWHRTPTTQETDGFQVKRPGDLSVRCTLLLMLDYQPPQFKLDPRLARLLGLHTQSRSAIVQALWQYVKTNRLQDSHDKEYINGDKYFQQIFDCPRLKFSEIPQRLTALLLPPDPIVINHVISVDPSDQKKTACYDIDVEVEEPLKGQMSSFLLSTANQQEISALDSKIHETIESINQLKIQRDFMLSFSRDPKGYVQDLLRSQSRDLKVMTDVAGNPEEERRAEFYHQPWSQEAVSRYFYCKIQQRRQELEQSLVVRNT comes from the exons ATGGCCGCGGACGAAGTTGCCGGAGGGGCGCGCAAAGCCACGAAAAGCAAACTTTTTGAGTTTCTGGTCCATGGGGTG cgCCCCGGGATGCCGTCTGGAGCCCGAATGCCCCACCAGGGGGCGCCCATGGGCCCCCCGGGCTCCCCGTACATGGGCAGCCCCGCCGTGCGACCCGGCCTGGCCCCCGCGGGCATGGAGCCCGCCCGCAAGCGAGCAGCGCCCCCGCCCGGGCAGAGCCAGGCACAGGGCCAGGGCCAACCTGTGCCCACCGCTCCCGCGCGGAGCCGCAG tGCCAAGAGGAGGAAGATGGCTGACAAAATCCTCCCTCAAAGG ATTCGGGAGCTGGTCCCTGAGTCCCAGGCTTATATGGACCTCCTAGCATTTGAGAGGAAACTGGATCAAACCATCATGCGGAAGCGAGTGGACATCCAGGAGGCCCTGAAGAGGCCCATGAAG CAAAAGCGAAAGCTGCGCCTTTACATCTCCAATACCTTTAACCCGGCGAAGCCCGATGCCGAAGATTCTGATGGCAGCATTGCCTCCTGGGAGCTGCGAGTAGAGGGGAAGCTCTTGGATGAC CCCAGTAAGCAGAAGAGGaagttttcttccttcttcaagaGTTTGGTCATTGAGCTGGACAAAGACCTTTATGGCCCCGACAACCACCTCGTTGAG TGGCACCGGACACCTACAACCCAGGAGACGGATGGGTTCCAAGTGAAGAGGCCAGGGGACCTGAGTGTGCGTTGTACCCTGCTCCTTATGCTGGACTATCAG CCTCCCCAGTTCAAACTGGACCCCCGCTTAGCCCGGCTGCTGGGGCTGCATACCCAGAGCCGCTCAGCCATCGTCCAGGCGCTGTGGCAGTATGTGAAGACCAACAGGCTTCAAGACTCCCATGACAAGGAGTACATCAATGGAGACAAGTATTTCCAGCAG ATCTTTGACTGTCCCCGCCTGAAGTTCTCCGAGATTCCCCAGCGCCTCACAGCCCTGCTGCTGCCCCCTGACCCAATTGTCATCAATCACGTCATCAG CGTGGACCCATCAGACCAGAAGAAGACAGCATGCTATGACATTGATGTGGAGGTAGAGGAGCCACTGAAGGGCCAGATGAGCAGCTTCCTCCTGTCCACGGCCAACCAGCAGGAGATCAGTGCTCTGGACAGTAAG ATCCATGAGACGATTGAGTCCATAAATCAGCTCAAGATCCAAAGGGACTTCATGCTAAGTTTCTCCAGAGACCCCAAAGGCTACGTCCAAGACCTGCTCCGCTCCCAGAGCCGTGATCTCAAG GTGATGACAGATGTGGCTGGTAACCCTGAAGAGGAACGCCGCGCCGAGTTCTACCACCAGCCCTGGTCCCAGGAAGCTGTCAGCCGCTACTTCTACTGTAAG ATCCAGCAGCGCAGGCAGGAGCTGGAGCAATCGCTGGTCGTGAGAAATACCTAG
- the Smarcd3 gene encoding SWI/SNF-related matrix-associated actin-dependent regulator of chromatin subfamily D member 3 isoform X4, whose amino-acid sequence MYLPTAQDPGDPTRPGMPSGARMPHQGAPMGPPGSPYMGSPAVRPGLAPAGMEPARKRAAPPPGQSQAQGQGQPVPTAPARSRSAKRRKMADKILPQRIRELVPESQAYMDLLAFERKLDQTIMRKRVDIQEALKRPMKQKRKLRLYISNTFNPAKPDAEDSDGSIASWELRVEGKLLDDVRPAPVPVTFPQPSKQKRKFSSFFKSLVIELDKDLYGPDNHLVEWHRTPTTQETDGFQVKRPGDLSVRCTLLLMLDYQPPQFKLDPRLARLLGLHTQSRSAIVQALWQYVKTNRLQDSHDKEYINGDKYFQQIFDCPRLKFSEIPQRLTALLLPPDPIVINHVISVDPSDQKKTACYDIDVEVEEPLKGQMSSFLLSTANQQEISALDSKIHETIESINQLKIQRDFMLSFSRDPKGYVQDLLRSQSRDLKVMTDVAGNPEEERRAEFYHQPWSQEAVSRYFYCKIQQRRQELEQSLVVRNT is encoded by the exons cgCCCCGGGATGCCGTCTGGAGCCCGAATGCCCCACCAGGGGGCGCCCATGGGCCCCCCGGGCTCCCCGTACATGGGCAGCCCCGCCGTGCGACCCGGCCTGGCCCCCGCGGGCATGGAGCCCGCCCGCAAGCGAGCAGCGCCCCCGCCCGGGCAGAGCCAGGCACAGGGCCAGGGCCAACCTGTGCCCACCGCTCCCGCGCGGAGCCGCAG tGCCAAGAGGAGGAAGATGGCTGACAAAATCCTCCCTCAAAGG ATTCGGGAGCTGGTCCCTGAGTCCCAGGCTTATATGGACCTCCTAGCATTTGAGAGGAAACTGGATCAAACCATCATGCGGAAGCGAGTGGACATCCAGGAGGCCCTGAAGAGGCCCATGAAG CAAAAGCGAAAGCTGCGCCTTTACATCTCCAATACCTTTAACCCGGCGAAGCCCGATGCCGAAGATTCTGATGGCAGCATTGCCTCCTGGGAGCTGCGAGTAGAGGGGAAGCTCTTGGATGACGTACGTCCTGCCCCAG TCCCTGTCACTTTCCCACAGCCCAGTAAGCAGAAGAGGaagttttcttccttcttcaagaGTTTGGTCATTGAGCTGGACAAAGACCTTTATGGCCCCGACAACCACCTCGTTGAG TGGCACCGGACACCTACAACCCAGGAGACGGATGGGTTCCAAGTGAAGAGGCCAGGGGACCTGAGTGTGCGTTGTACCCTGCTCCTTATGCTGGACTATCAG CCTCCCCAGTTCAAACTGGACCCCCGCTTAGCCCGGCTGCTGGGGCTGCATACCCAGAGCCGCTCAGCCATCGTCCAGGCGCTGTGGCAGTATGTGAAGACCAACAGGCTTCAAGACTCCCATGACAAGGAGTACATCAATGGAGACAAGTATTTCCAGCAG ATCTTTGACTGTCCCCGCCTGAAGTTCTCCGAGATTCCCCAGCGCCTCACAGCCCTGCTGCTGCCCCCTGACCCAATTGTCATCAATCACGTCATCAG CGTGGACCCATCAGACCAGAAGAAGACAGCATGCTATGACATTGATGTGGAGGTAGAGGAGCCACTGAAGGGCCAGATGAGCAGCTTCCTCCTGTCCACGGCCAACCAGCAGGAGATCAGTGCTCTGGACAGTAAG ATCCATGAGACGATTGAGTCCATAAATCAGCTCAAGATCCAAAGGGACTTCATGCTAAGTTTCTCCAGAGACCCCAAAGGCTACGTCCAAGACCTGCTCCGCTCCCAGAGCCGTGATCTCAAG GTGATGACAGATGTGGCTGGTAACCCTGAAGAGGAACGCCGCGCCGAGTTCTACCACCAGCCCTGGTCCCAGGAAGCTGTCAGCCGCTACTTCTACTGTAAG ATCCAGCAGCGCAGGCAGGAGCTGGAGCAATCGCTGGTCGTGAGAAATACCTAG
- the Smarcd3 gene encoding SWI/SNF-related matrix-associated actin-dependent regulator of chromatin subfamily D member 3 isoform X3, whose translation MTPGLQHLPTVVQRPGMPSGARMPHQGAPMGPPGSPYMGSPAVRPGLAPAGMEPARKRAAPPPGQSQAQGQGQPVPTAPARSRSAKRRKMADKILPQRIRELVPESQAYMDLLAFERKLDQTIMRKRVDIQEALKRPMKQKRKLRLYISNTFNPAKPDAEDSDGSIASWELRVEGKLLDDVRPAPVPVTFPQPSKQKRKFSSFFKSLVIELDKDLYGPDNHLVEWHRTPTTQETDGFQVKRPGDLSVRCTLLLMLDYQPPQFKLDPRLARLLGLHTQSRSAIVQALWQYVKTNRLQDSHDKEYINGDKYFQQIFDCPRLKFSEIPQRLTALLLPPDPIVINHVISVDPSDQKKTACYDIDVEVEEPLKGQMSSFLLSTANQQEISALDSKIHETIESINQLKIQRDFMLSFSRDPKGYVQDLLRSQSRDLKVMTDVAGNPEEERRAEFYHQPWSQEAVSRYFYCKIQQRRQELEQSLVVRNT comes from the exons cgCCCCGGGATGCCGTCTGGAGCCCGAATGCCCCACCAGGGGGCGCCCATGGGCCCCCCGGGCTCCCCGTACATGGGCAGCCCCGCCGTGCGACCCGGCCTGGCCCCCGCGGGCATGGAGCCCGCCCGCAAGCGAGCAGCGCCCCCGCCCGGGCAGAGCCAGGCACAGGGCCAGGGCCAACCTGTGCCCACCGCTCCCGCGCGGAGCCGCAG tGCCAAGAGGAGGAAGATGGCTGACAAAATCCTCCCTCAAAGG ATTCGGGAGCTGGTCCCTGAGTCCCAGGCTTATATGGACCTCCTAGCATTTGAGAGGAAACTGGATCAAACCATCATGCGGAAGCGAGTGGACATCCAGGAGGCCCTGAAGAGGCCCATGAAG CAAAAGCGAAAGCTGCGCCTTTACATCTCCAATACCTTTAACCCGGCGAAGCCCGATGCCGAAGATTCTGATGGCAGCATTGCCTCCTGGGAGCTGCGAGTAGAGGGGAAGCTCTTGGATGACGTACGTCCTGCCCCAG TCCCTGTCACTTTCCCACAGCCCAGTAAGCAGAAGAGGaagttttcttccttcttcaagaGTTTGGTCATTGAGCTGGACAAAGACCTTTATGGCCCCGACAACCACCTCGTTGAG TGGCACCGGACACCTACAACCCAGGAGACGGATGGGTTCCAAGTGAAGAGGCCAGGGGACCTGAGTGTGCGTTGTACCCTGCTCCTTATGCTGGACTATCAG CCTCCCCAGTTCAAACTGGACCCCCGCTTAGCCCGGCTGCTGGGGCTGCATACCCAGAGCCGCTCAGCCATCGTCCAGGCGCTGTGGCAGTATGTGAAGACCAACAGGCTTCAAGACTCCCATGACAAGGAGTACATCAATGGAGACAAGTATTTCCAGCAG ATCTTTGACTGTCCCCGCCTGAAGTTCTCCGAGATTCCCCAGCGCCTCACAGCCCTGCTGCTGCCCCCTGACCCAATTGTCATCAATCACGTCATCAG CGTGGACCCATCAGACCAGAAGAAGACAGCATGCTATGACATTGATGTGGAGGTAGAGGAGCCACTGAAGGGCCAGATGAGCAGCTTCCTCCTGTCCACGGCCAACCAGCAGGAGATCAGTGCTCTGGACAGTAAG ATCCATGAGACGATTGAGTCCATAAATCAGCTCAAGATCCAAAGGGACTTCATGCTAAGTTTCTCCAGAGACCCCAAAGGCTACGTCCAAGACCTGCTCCGCTCCCAGAGCCGTGATCTCAAG GTGATGACAGATGTGGCTGGTAACCCTGAAGAGGAACGCCGCGCCGAGTTCTACCACCAGCCCTGGTCCCAGGAAGCTGTCAGCCGCTACTTCTACTGTAAG ATCCAGCAGCGCAGGCAGGAGCTGGAGCAATCGCTGGTCGTGAGAAATACCTAG